A window from Festucalex cinctus isolate MCC-2025b chromosome 4, RoL_Fcin_1.0, whole genome shotgun sequence encodes these proteins:
- the chrnb4 gene encoding LOW QUALITY PROTEIN: neuronal acetylcholine receptor subunit beta-4 (The sequence of the model RefSeq protein was modified relative to this genomic sequence to represent the inferred CDS: inserted 2 bases in 1 codon), which produces MEPLVTLFGPMILFADRSSMLAPHRXSCLRLAGSTERCSDASQAHSSRWAHVTGKMTTTLAIVACVLTLIHGCGGADSEERLINWLLGEHRYNPLIRPAVNRTERVTVKLQVSLAQLISVNEREQIMTTNVWLTQHWVDYRLSWDPAKYEGIDKLRIPSRHVWLPDIVLYNNADGTYEVTVFTNVIVLSNGSINWLPPAIYKSACKIEVKHFPFDQQNCTLKFRSWTYDHTEIDLILKTEVASMDDFTPSGEWDILALPGRRTVNPLDATYVDVTYDFIIKRKPLFYTINLIIPCVLITSLAILVFYLPSDCGEKMTLCISVLLALTVFLLLISKIVPPTSLDVPLIGKYLMFTMVLVTFSIITSVCVLNVHHRSPSTHTMPPWVKVIFLVKLPTLLFMRRPHDNTARLRLRQQRYLRSGRTILDLGCPVASKTGFPKASSSLLPSDSAFSTPGHKNTTPPLGFSHTDKKGDLKLTDCVPGGFALTQDLHLRSNSHLAADVQEAVNGVRFVAEHMMADDDDQSVIEDWKYVAMVVDRMFLWIFVIVCVVGTLGLFLQPLFQSQVPHQDQQPTSEMPRI; this is translated from the exons ATGGAGCCACTTGTGACACTTTTTGGACCGATGATTTTGTTTGCCGACAGGAGCTCCATGTTGGCTCCGCACCG GAGCTGCCTGCGACTTGCCGGGTCGACGGAGCGCTGCTCTGATGCTTCGCAGGCTCACTCGTCCCGCTGGGCACATGTTACCGGGAAAATGACGACTACTCTCGCTATTGTCGCTTGTGTGCTCACTTTAATACATG GTTGTGGTGGTGCCGACTCCGAGGAGCGTCTCATTAACTGGCTGCTAGGTGAGCACCGCTACAATCCGCTCATCCGCCCGGCGGTCAACCGGACCGAGAGGGTAACAGTGAAGCTGCAAGTGTCTCTGGCACAGCTCATCAGCGTA AATGAACGGGAGCAGATCATGACCACTAATGTCTGGCTAACTCAG CACTGGGTGGACTACAGGTTATCGTGGGACCCCGCCAAGTACGAAGGAATTGATAAACTGCGTATTCCCTCTAGACACGTCTGGTTGCCTGATATCGTCCTCTATAACAA TGCCGACGGGACGTACGAAGTGACAGTCTTCACCAACGTCATTGTGCTCTCCAACGGCAGCATTAACTGGCTTCCGCCCGCCATCTACAAGAGCGCCTGCAAGATTGAGGTGAAGCATTTCCCCTTCGACCAGCAAAATTGCACCCTCAAGTTCCGTTCGTGGACCTACGACCACACGGAGATCGACTTGATCTTGAAAACGGAAGTGGCCAGCATGGACGACTTCACACCCAGCGGCGAGTGGGACATCCTGGCGTTACCTGGCCGGCGGACGGTCAACCCACTGGATGCCACCTACGTGGACGTCACGTATGACTTCATCATCAAGAGGAAGCCGCTTTTCTACACAATCAACCTGATCATTCCATGTGTGCTGATAACCTCTCTAGCCATCCTGGTCTTCTACCTGCCCTCAGACTGCGGCGAAAAGATGACCCTCTGCATTTCCGTCCTGTTGGCCCTCACCGTCTTCCTGCTCCTGATCTCCAAGATCGTCCCCCCGACCTCACTGGATGTGCCGCTGATCGGCAAGTACCTGATGTTCACTATGGTGCTGGTGACTTTCTCCATCATCACCAGCGTGTGCGTGCTCAACGTCCACCACCGCTCCCCCAGCACACACACCATGCCCCCCTGGGTCAAGGTCATCTTTCTGGTCAAACTTCCCACTTTGCTGTTCATGAGACGCCCTCACGATAACACTGCGCGTCTGAGGCTGCGACAACAGCGATACCTCCGATCGGGGAGGACAATTCTGGATTTGGGTTGCCCCGTCGCATCCAAAACTGGCTTTCCCAAGGCGTCTTCCTCCTTGCTGCCTTCAGACTCTGCCTTCTCCACACCAGGACATAAAAATACAACCCCTCCTCTGGGCTTTAGCCACACCGACAAGAAGGGCGATTTGAAGCTCACGGATTGCGTTCCTGGAGGTTTTGCCTTGACGCAGGACCTCCATCTTCGAAGCAATTCACATTTGGCTGCCGACGTCCAAGAGGCAGTGAACGGGGTGCGCTTTGTCGCAGAGCACATGATGGCGGATGATGACGACCAAAGT GTGATAGAAGACTGGAAGTACGTGGCCATGGTGGTGGATCGCATGTTCCTGTGGATCTTCGTCATTGTATGCGTGGTGGGCACCCTGGGCTTGTTCCTCCAGCCCCTCTTTCAGAGTCAAGTGCCTCACCAAGACCAGCAGCCCACCTCTGAGATGCCTCGCATTTGA